One Faecalispora anaeroviscerum genomic window carries:
- a CDS encoding GtrA family protein translates to MNKLTKLWRFLTTPEMLSYLVFGVLTTLINILLAGLLYDFLHWNLYLANTLAWVASVAFAFFTNKLFVFQSKSMAPAVLLRESMSFLGARLFSLGVDTLGMGLLVDLLHWNFWVAKILMNVIVVILNYIFSKLLIFNQKK, encoded by the coding sequence ATGAATAAACTTACTAAGCTGTGGCGATTTCTTACTACGCCGGAGATGCTGTCGTACCTGGTGTTCGGCGTTCTTACAACGCTGATCAACATTTTGCTGGCCGGCCTTTTGTACGATTTTCTGCACTGGAACCTGTACTTGGCCAACACGCTGGCCTGGGTTGCTTCCGTCGCGTTTGCCTTTTTCACCAATAAGCTGTTCGTGTTCCAAAGCAAAAGCATGGCGCCCGCGGTACTGCTGCGGGAATCGATGTCTTTTCTGGGGGCGCGCCTGTTTTCGCTGGGGGTAGATACTCTCGGCATGGGGCTTTTGGTGGATCTTCTGCACTGGAATTTCTGGGTGGCCAAAATCCTGATGAACGTGATTGTGGTCATTCTGAATTATATTTTCAGCAAGCTGCTGATCTTCAACCAGAAAAAATAA